From the genome of Phreatobacter cathodiphilus, one region includes:
- a CDS encoding sulfite exporter TauE/SafE family protein: MTLAGFPADWTFYAVGGLATFLMGLGKGAFGGGLAILGIPLLALVMDPIQAAIVTALLVAFMDVFALASFPRTAWSKPDLGWIMPGFLGGLLLGFLVFEYVDRRWVAFGIALITLAFTLDYFLRRGMAVTPRPVSPPLASAAGAGAGFTTYIAHAGGPPMAMYLLRRGLTKTEYAATTVVIFTVGNLVKLPGYVYSGLGEPGVFVKALALAPVVPVGVLVGRRLHDALPRQQLFTLCYVLVGLAGTKLLFDASRALWWP; the protein is encoded by the coding sequence ATGACCCTCGCAGGCTTTCCCGCAGACTGGACCTTCTACGCCGTCGGCGGCCTCGCCACCTTCCTCATGGGGCTCGGCAAGGGCGCCTTCGGCGGCGGCCTCGCCATTCTCGGCATCCCGCTGCTGGCCCTCGTCATGGACCCGATCCAGGCGGCCATCGTCACGGCGCTGCTGGTGGCCTTCATGGACGTCTTCGCCCTCGCCTCGTTTCCACGCACCGCCTGGTCCAAGCCCGATCTCGGCTGGATCATGCCCGGCTTCCTCGGCGGGCTCCTTCTCGGATTTCTCGTCTTCGAATATGTCGACCGGCGCTGGGTGGCCTTCGGCATCGCGCTGATCACGCTCGCCTTCACCCTCGACTATTTCCTGCGCCGCGGCATGGCGGTGACGCCTCGCCCGGTCTCGCCGCCGCTGGCGAGCGCGGCCGGGGCGGGTGCCGGCTTTACCACCTACATCGCCCATGCGGGCGGGCCGCCCATGGCCATGTATCTCTTGCGGCGCGGCCTGACCAAGACGGAATATGCCGCCACCACCGTCGTCATCTTCACCGTCGGCAATCTGGTCAAGCTGCCGGGCTACGTTTATTCCGGCCTCGGCGAGCCCGGCGTCTTCGTCAAGGCGCTGGCCCTCGCCCCCGTCGTCCCGGTCGGCGTCCTCGTCGGCCGGCGCCTGCACGACGCCCTGCCCCGCCAGCAGCTCTTCACCCTCTGCTATGTCCTCGTCGGCCTCGCCGGCACCAAGCTCCTTTTCGACGCCTCGCGCGCCCTGTGGTGGCCATGA
- a CDS encoding DUF1127 domain-containing protein: MPMFAATLSSAVLSVVAVVRRQIVAFRNWREAREGYAALCEMDERTLHDLGLTRSDLRDATAAGYFGDPTQVIAARAGERQGRRPGIATTRQLSGPPLVPDVGAALSRTVPSM; encoded by the coding sequence ATGCCGATGTTCGCCGCCACCCTTTCGTCCGCCGTCCTCTCGGTGGTCGCTGTCGTGCGCCGCCAGATCGTGGCTTTCCGCAATTGGCGCGAGGCGCGCGAGGGCTATGCCGCCCTCTGCGAGATGGACGAGCGCACCCTCCATGATCTCGGCCTGACGCGGAGCGACCTTCGCGACGCCACGGCGGCCGGCTATTTCGGCGATCCCACGCAGGTGATCGCCGCCCGCGCCGGCGAGCGCCAGGGCCGCCGCCCCGGCATCGCCACGACGCGCCAGCTCAGCGGTCCGCCGCTGGTGCCCGATGTCGGCGCCGCCCTGTCGCGCACCGTTCCCTCCATGTGA
- a CDS encoding LysR substrate-binding domain-containing protein: MAILLDIDQLRTFMAIADTGSFTRAADVVFKTQSAVSMQMKRLEERIGKSLFERDGRASRLTEDGERLLDYARRIVKLNLEAVSAFATAELTGRVRLGVPDDYADRYLPEILARFSRSNPRAEVTVICEPSSMLAERIQANELDIAIITHTPQKGPALVFRREQLLWVASARSSVHCDDPVPLAVGRPTCDWRRAATERLEGAGRSYRILYASWNAAAVGAAVMAGLAVSVLPESALRPGMRVLQPSDGFPALPSVSVALLRNPHEMSQLAEALADHVVSSLDNLTEHAQAAE; the protein is encoded by the coding sequence ATGGCCATTCTTCTCGATATCGACCAGCTGCGCACCTTCATGGCCATAGCCGACACCGGCAGCTTCACCCGCGCGGCCGACGTGGTGTTCAAGACCCAGTCCGCCGTCTCCATGCAGATGAAGCGGCTCGAGGAGCGCATCGGCAAATCCCTGTTCGAGCGCGACGGCCGCGCCTCGCGCCTCACCGAGGACGGCGAGCGGCTGCTCGACTATGCCCGCCGCATCGTCAAGCTGAACCTCGAGGCGGTCTCCGCCTTCGCCACCGCCGAACTGACCGGCCGGGTGCGCCTCGGCGTTCCCGACGACTATGCCGACCGCTACCTGCCGGAGATCCTGGCGCGCTTCTCGCGCTCCAACCCGCGCGCCGAGGTCACCGTCATCTGCGAGCCGTCATCGATGCTCGCCGAGCGCATCCAGGCCAACGAGCTCGACATCGCCATCATCACCCACACGCCGCAGAAGGGGCCGGCCCTGGTCTTCCGCCGCGAACAGCTCCTGTGGGTCGCCTCCGCCCGCTCCTCCGTCCATTGCGATGATCCAGTGCCGCTCGCGGTGGGCCGGCCGACCTGCGACTGGCGCCGCGCCGCCACCGAGCGGCTGGAGGGGGCCGGGCGCTCCTACCGCATCCTCTATGCGAGTTGGAATGCCGCCGCCGTCGGAGCGGCGGTCATGGCGGGCCTCGCCGTCTCGGTTCTGCCGGAATCGGCGCTCCGTCCCGGCATGCGTGTGCTGCAGCCCTCCGACGGCTTCCCGGCGCTGCCCTCGGTCAGCGTCGCGCTGCTGCGCAACCCGCACGAAATGTCCCAGCTCGCCGAAGCGCTGGCCGATCACGTGGTGTCGAGCCTCGACAACCTGACGGAGCATGCTCAGGCGGCGGAATGA